From a single Pseudorasbora parva isolate DD20220531a chromosome 17, ASM2467924v1, whole genome shotgun sequence genomic region:
- the fbxo5 gene encoding F-box only protein 5, producing the protein MKCPSYSDDSTVLCHMEKAETNLREVKGHTVSPRKTAAPRSPVVANISTPLETRTKGPHNKENYQNKRHSLEVASDDEVIVSGGGLTEDSGYLSLQNSHVDHGDVDGVDSLERTEEKSVSSQSLDTECHSVPCLPVLNFQEEVCRELAKSFKKSKSYDWTVVDKVAVNFGLHNVIGGKMGLQFVDVLCDLLRKDLRHILTRILGLLGDCDLVSCKKVSRTWRKIICEDHVALRRCRAAERTRRDSGHPVGSLSRDFTLSRVVFSCMQTVASTPVHKAVKKPSCQTGGAQNASKSSRFQQFQEAARSLKQHESLRSCVLCGSPARVDSVMQRAVCTRVSCAFESCTLCQLAFHSSDPCRNTVRSFSSSQKTLIAGSARSKRNVRRL; encoded by the exons ATGAAGTGTCCAAGCTACAGTGATGATAGTACTGTTTTGTGCCACATGGAGAAAGCTGAAACAAACCTCCGTGAGGTAAAAGGCCACACCGTTTCGCCACGGAAAACAGCCGCCCCACGCTCCCCGGTGGTGGCCAACATCTCCACCCCTCTTGAGACCAGAACCAAAGGCCCCCACAATAAAGAAAACTACCAGAATAAGCGGCATTCTCTGGAGGTGGCGTCAGACGATGAGGTGATTGTCAGCGGGGGTGGCCTAACTGAGGACAGTGGCTACCTCTCCCTCCAAAACAGCCATGTGGATCATGGGGACGTGGATGGCGTGGACTCATTGGAGAGGACTGAAGAGAAAAGTGTGTCCTCTCAATCCTTGGACACTGAGTGTCATTCTGTGCCCTGTCTGCCCGTGCTGAACTTCCAGGAGGAGGTGTGCCGAGAACTGGCCAAAAGCTTTAAAAAGAGCAAAAGTTACGACTGGACCGTCGTCGATAAAGTTGCTGTGAATTTTGGGCTGCATAATGTGATCGGTGGGAAGATGGGTCTGCAGTTTGTGGATGTTCTTTGTGACCTGTTGAGGAAAGACTTGAGGCACATTCTCACCAGGATATTAGGCCTGCTGGGAGACTGCGACTTAGTCAG CTGTAAAAAAGTAAGTCGGACGTGGCGGAAAATCATTTGCGAGGATCATGTGGCCCTTCGGCGCTGCAGAGCAGCAGAAAGAACAAGAAGG GACTCGGGCCACCCCGTGGGATCATTATCACGAGACTTCACCTTGAGCAGGGTGGTGTTCTCTTGTATGCAGACCGTAGCCTCTACGCCCGTCCACAAGGCCGTTAAGAAACCGTCGTGCCAGACGGGTGGAGCGCAAAACGCATCCAAATCAAGTCGCTTCCAACAGTTTCAAGAG GCTGCCCGATCCCTGAAGCAGCACGAGTCTCTGCGATCATGTGTTCTCTGCGGCTCTCCGGCACGGGTCGACTCGGTCATGCAGAGGGCGGTGTGCACGCGGGTCAGCTGCGCTTTTGAGTCTTGTACGCTGTGCCAGTTGGCGTTCCACAGCTCTGACCCGTGCCGAAATACTGTCCGGTCATTCTCCTCCTCACAGAAAACACTCATCGCCGGCTCCGCCCGAAGCAAAAGAAACGTCCGTCGCCTCTGA